Proteins encoded together in one Juglans regia cultivar Chandler chromosome 9, Walnut 2.0, whole genome shotgun sequence window:
- the LOC108994413 gene encoding pentatricopeptide repeat-containing protein At1g79080, chloroplastic, producing MATVLNSVSPVGNPSPEGIRRGNYGFFSHIPNLHTFSLNKGFSKVLASTQITISPKDTVFTLPNWRYGKSDSRSRELRLNDAFLHLEYMVRKGQKPDVAQATQLLYDLCKANKMRKAVGVMEMVIGSGIIPDAASFTYLINYLCKRGNVGYAMQLVEKMEEHGFPTNTVTYNSLVRGLCMHGNLNQSLLLLDRLMQKGLIPNAFTYSFLLEAAYKEKGVNEAMKLLDDVIAKGGKPNLVCYNILLTGLCREGRIEEAIHYFRDFPLKGFNPNVVSYNILLRSLCHEGRWEEANELLAEMVGEERSPSIVTYNILIGSLALHGRIKHALEVLDEMMKGPFRPTAATYTPIIARLCTEGKVDLVVKHLDQMMHHHCNPNEGTYNAIALLCGVGMVQEAFSIIQSLGNKHDASMHDYYRSVITSLCRKGNTYPAFQILYEMTKLGFKPDSYTYSSLIRGLCTERMLDQAMEIFWVMEENNCRPDTDNFNALILGFCKSKRTDLSLEIFEIMIGKGYTPNETTYTILVEGIAHEKETELAADVLKELQLRQVVSQSTVERLVMQYDLEGLLI from the coding sequence ATGGCAACCGTACTGAATTCAGTGTCCCCAGTTGGTAACCCATCACCAGAAGGTATCAGAAGGGGTAATTATGGGTTCTTCTCACACATCCCAAATCTCCATACTTTTTCACTTAACAAGGGATTTTCTAAAGTTTTGGCATCCACCCAGATCACCATTTCTCCAAAAGATACTGTTTTCACTCTCCCCAACTGGAGGTATGGGAAAAGCGACTCAAGAAGTAGGGAACTTAGACTCAATGACGCGTTTCTTCATTTAGAGTATATGGTAAGGAAGGGCCAAAAGCCTGATGTAGCTCAAGCAACTCAGCTCTTGTATGATCTGTGCAAAGCAAATAAGATGAGGAAAGCGGTTGGAGTAATGGAGATGGTGATTGGTTCTGGCATTATACCTGATGCAGCTTCATTCACGTACTTGATCAACTATTTGTGTAAAAGAGGGAATGTTGGGTATGCAATGCAATTGGTTGAAAAAATGGAGGAGCATGGCTTCCCAACCAATACTGTTACCTACAATTCGCTTGTTAGAGGACTTTGTATGCATGGAAATTTGAACCAGAGTTTGCTGCTTTTGGATCGATTGATGCAGAAGGGGCTGATCCCAAATGCATTCACATACTCCTTCTTGCTTGAGGCTGCTTATAAGGAAAAAGGAGTGAATGAAGCCATGAAACTTTTGGATGATGTAATTGCGAAGGGTGGGAAGCCTAATTTGGTTTGTTACAACATATTGTTAACTGGGTTGTGCAGGGAAGGAAGGATTGAAGAGGCGATCCATTACTTCAGGGATTTCCCTTTAAAAGGGTTCAATCCAAATGTTGTGAGTTATAACATTTTATTGAGGAGTTTGTGCCATGAGGGGCGGTGGGAAGAAGCAAATGAGCTTCTGGCTGAGATGGTTGGCGAGGAGCGCTCGCCATCAATCGTGACTTATAACATATTGATTGGTTCGCTTGCTCTGCATGGCAGAATTAAACATGCTCTTGAGGTTTTGGATGAGATGATGAAGGGACCGTTCAGGCCTACAGCAGCTACTTACACCCCAATAATTGCTCGTCTCTGCACAGAGGGGAAGGTAGATCTTGTGGTTAAGCATTTAGACCAAATGATGCATCATCACTGTAATCCTAACGAAGGAACCTACAATGCGATTGCTCTGCTCTGTGGTGTGGGGATGGTGCAAGAGGCATTCTCTATAATTCAAAGCTTGGGTAATAAGCATGATGCCTCCATGCATGACTACTACAGAAGTGTGATTACAAGCTTGTGTAGGAAAGGGAACACTTATCCTGCATTTCAGATTTTATATGAGATGACAAAGCTTGGATTTAAGCCAGATTCTTATACCTATTCCTCTTTAATCAGAGGATTGTGTACAGAGAGAATGCTAGATCAGGCCATGGAGATATTCTGGGTAATGGAAGAAAATAACTGTAGACCTGATACTGACAATTTCAATGCACTTATACTTGGGTTTTGCAAATCAAAAAGAACAGATTTGTCTTTGGAGATTTTTGAGATTATGATTGGGAAAGGGTATACGCCCAATGAAACAACTTACACCATTCTTGTGGAAGGGATCGCCCATGAAAAAGAAACAGAGCTGGCAGCTGACGTTTTGAAAGAGCTGCAACTTAGACAGGTGGTGAGTCAGAGTACAGTGGAAAGACTTGTTATGCAGTACGACCTCGAGGGTTTGCTAATATAG